A genomic region of Cryptococcus neoformans var. grubii H99 chromosome 13, complete sequence contains the following coding sequences:
- a CDS encoding cytoplasmic protein translates to MPVPTQINQVYTLFPTLTREQIDAARTSAWYDTFADITFPAKFIDLKELGEEEEFLRWLEADSIFLPEGSEGIQPPPISTASESPPMPRSRSNSDASDSSSSSSVAPVYHLPKLNAAVRQAIEQYDGAVFPKLNWTSPKDAAFILPQASSGPLYCSSPADMYLLLKSSDFISHDLDHERAYSGVQGPQVEEMPKIELVLKKFESLNPSREVRCFVRNNVLVGITQRDMNFYDHLQLEEVRSKISRTVREFWEDEIRENYEGGDDYVFDLYLSSNFDSATIIDFQPYRESTDSLLFTYEELLAILQASISLSDSELRPRLPLFKIIDSQAHPAVTRNAPTYQSNMMPLEMIEFSEGRNMAEFKEAWDEAVRMGMTE, encoded by the exons ATGCCAGTTCCGACGCAGATAAACCAGGTTTATACACTATTTCCTACCCTTACTCGCGAACAGATCGACGCTGCTCGCACTTCAGCGTGGTATGACACTTTTGCGGACATTACCTTCCCGGCCAAGTTTATTGATCTCAAGGAACTgggcgaagaggaggagttCTTGAGG TGGCTCGAAGCCGATTCGATTTTTCTGCCAGAAGGCAGCGAAGG GATCCAACCGCCTCCCATATCTACGGCCTCTGAATCTCCACCTATGCCTCGATCTCGCTCCAATTCCGACGCTAGTGACAGCagctcctcgtcttctgtTGCACCCGTGTATCACCTCCCGAAGCTCAACGCTGCTGTAAGACAGGCTATCGAGCAGTATGATGGCGCTGTATTTCCAAAGCTCAACTGGACCAGCCCAAAG GACGCTGCTTTCATACTTCCCCAAGCATCCTCAGGACCGTTATATTGCTCCTCCCCGGCGGACATGTACTTACTCCTCAAATCAAGCGATTTTATCTCTCATGATCTTGACCACGAAAGAGCGTACTCTGGTGTACAAGGTCCGcaggttgaggagatgcCAAAGATTGAATTGGTCTTAAAGAAGTTTGAAAGCCTCAATCCATCAAGGGAAGTAAGATGTTTCGTACGAAACAACGTGCTTGTTG GCATAACGCAGCGTGACATGAACTTCTATGATCACCTGCAGCTAGAAGAAGTACGCAGTAAGATCTCTCGAACGGTGCGAGAGTTCTGGGAGGACGAAATCCGGGAAAACTATGAAGGAGGGGATGATT ACGTTTTTGACCTCTACCTATCTTCAAACTTTGACTCGGCAACTATCATCGACTTCCAACCATACCGCGAATCTACAgactctctcctcttcacatACGAAGAGCTCCTTGCTATTCTTCAAGCCTCTATATCCCTGTCCGACTCTGAGCTCCGCCCCCGGCTACCATTATTCAAAATTATTGACTCTCAAGCCCACCCTGCTGTTACGAGGAATGCCCCAACTTACCAAAGCAATATGATGCCTCTAGAGATGATTGAATTTAGTGAAGGCAGAAACATGGCAGAGTTTAAGGAGGCATGGGATGAGGCCGTGAGAATGGGTATGACTGAATAA